In Chaetodon trifascialis isolate fChaTrf1 chromosome 4, fChaTrf1.hap1, whole genome shotgun sequence, one DNA window encodes the following:
- the LOC139330719 gene encoding ephrin type-B receptor 3-like isoform X12, with protein MTMDYFLLLCSLLLPVVSAVEETLMDTKWATTELAWTAHPETGWEEVSGYDDAMNPIRTYQVCNVRELNQNNWLRSDFIPRKDVLRVYVEMKFTVRDCNSIPNIPGSCKETFNLFYYESDSDSATATSPFWMENPYVKVDTIAPDESFSMLESGRVNTKVRSFGPLSKAGFYLAFQDLGACMSLISVRVFYKKCSTTIANFAVFPETATGAEATSLVIAPGTCVPNALEVSVPLKLYCNGDGEWMVPVGACTCSAGFEPAMKDTQCQACSPGTFKSKQGEGLCQPCPANSRASSGASSICSCRNGYYRSDTDSPDSPCTTVPSAPRNVISSVNETSLVLEWSDPRDLGGRADIFYNVICKKCLPERGMCSRCDDNVDISPRHLGLTQRRVAVRNLQAHTQYSFEIQAVNGVSNKSPYTPQFSTVNITTNQAAPSAVPTVHLMAATASTMSLSWLPPEKPNGIILDYEIKYHEKDQGEAIAHTMTAQRSNARIEGLKAGTPYVVQVRARTVAGYGRYSSPADFSTNLQTDPPKSWQEQLPLIVGSATATLVFIIAVVVIAIVCLRKQRNGSESEYTEKLQQYITPGMKVYIDPFTYEDPNEAVREFAKEIDVSCVKIEEVIGAGEFGEVCRGRLKLPGRREIIVAIKTLKVGYTDRQRRDFLSEASIMGQFDHPNIIRLEGVVTKSRPVMIVTEFMENGALDSFLRLNDGQFTVIQLVGMLRGIAAGMKYLSDMNYVHRDLAARNILVNSNLVCKVSDFGLSRFLEDDPTDPTYTSSLGGKIPIRWTAPEAIAYRKFTSASDVWSYGIVMWEVMSYGERPYWDMSNQDVINAVEQDYRLPPPMDCPTALHQLMLDCWVKERNLRPKFTQIVATLDKLIRNAASLKVVTNSTQSTGDLLRIGVTLAGHQKKILGSIQDMRLQMNQTLPVQV; from the exons AGACGCTGATGGACACAAAGTGGGCCACGACAGAATTAGCTTGGACTGCACACCCTGAGACCGGG TGGGAAGAGGTGAGTGGCTACGATGACGCCATGAATCCCATCCGGACATACCAAGTCTGCAATGTACGTGAGCTCAACCAGAACAATTGGCTACGTAGTGACTTCATCCCACGAAAGGATGTGCTGCGTGTATATGTGGAAATGAAATTCACAGTGCGTGACTGCAACAGCATTCCTAACATCCCAGGTTCCTGCAAAGAGACCTTCAACCTCTTCTACTACGAGTCTGACTCAGACTCAGCCACAGCCACCAGCCCTTTCTGGATGGAGAACCCTTATGTGAAGGTGGACACTATTGCCCCAGATGAGAGCTTTTCCATGCTTGAATCTGGACGCGTAAACACAAAAGTCCGAAGTTTCGGGCCATTGTCCAAAGCTGGGTTCTACTTGGCATTCCAGGACCTTGGTGCTTGCATGTCACTCATCTCAGTTAGGGTCTTTTACAAGAAGTGCTCCACCACCATCGCCAACTTTGCCGTTTTCCCAGAGACAGCAACTGGGGCTGAGGCAACGTCCTTGGTCATTGCGCCGGGAACTTGTGTCCCCAACGCCCTGGAGGTGTCCGTCCCTCTGAAGCTTTACTGCAATGGAGATGGCGAGTGGATGGTTCCTGTAGGAGCCTGCACCTGCTCGGCTGGTTTTGAACCAGCCATGAAGGATACCCAATGTCAAG CTTGCAGTCCTGGCACTTTCAAGTCCAAACAGGGAGAAGGCCTCTGCCAGCCCTGTCCAGCCAACAGCCGTGCCAGCTCAGGAGCGTCCAGCATTTGCTCCTGTCGAAATGGCTACTACCGCTCAGACACCGATTCTCCCGACTCCCCGTGCACCA CTGTTCCATCTGCACCACGCAATGTCATCTCAAGTGTGAATGAAACCTCGCTTGTGCTGGAATGGAGTGACCCACGTGACCTGGGTGGTCGTGCTGACATCTTCTACAATGTCATCTGTAAGAAGTGCCTGCCTGAGCGGGGAATGTGCTCGCGGTGTGACGACAACGTTGACATCTCGCCGCGCCACCTCGGCCTGACCCAGCGCCGCGTGGCCGTCCGCAACCTACAAGCCCACACGCAGTACAGCTTTGAGATCCAGGCGGTCAACGGTGTTTCCAACAAGAGCCCCTATACACCTCAGTTCTCTACTGTGAACATCACCACGAATCAGGCCG CTCCATCTGCAGTGCCCACAGTTCACCTGATGGCGGCCACAGCGAGCACCATGAGCCTGTCCTGGCTGCCTCCAGAGAAACCCAACGGAATCATTCTGGATTATGAGATTAAGTACCATGAGAAG gatcAGGGTGAGGCCATTGCCCATACCATGACTGCCCAACGGAGCAACGCCCGCATTGAAGGTCTTAAGGCTGGTACGCCTTATGTAGTACAGGTCCGTGCCCGAACAGTGGCAGGTTACGGCCGTTACAGCAGCCCAGCCGACTTCAGCACCAACCTGCAGA CTGACCCTCCAAAGTCATGGCAGGAGCAGTTGCCACTCATCGTCGGATCAGCCACCGCCACCTTGGTCTTCATCATTGCAGTGGTGGTCATTGCTATTGTCTGTCTCAG aaagcagagaaacgGTTCAGAGTCGGAGTACACAGAGAAACTGCAGCAGTACA TAACGCCGGGAATGAAGGTCTACATTGACCCCTTCACGTACGAGGATCCCAATGAGGCGGTGCGCGAGTTTGCCAAGGAGATCGACGTCTCCTGCGTGAAGATCGAGGAGGTCATCGGCGCAG GAGAGTTTGGGGAGGTGTGTCGCGGTCGTCTCAAGCTGCCTGGACGCCGGGAGATCATAGTAGCCATCAAGACTCTCAAGGTGGGCTACACTGACCGCCAGAGGCGAGACTTCCTATCCGAGGCTTCCATCATGGGCCAGTTCGACCACCCCAACATTATCCGTCTGGAAGGTGTGGTCACCAAGAGTCGGCCAGTGATGATTGTGACCGAGTTCATGGAGAATGGAGCACTGGACTCTTTCTTAAGG CTCAATGACGGGCAGTTCACAGTGATCCAGCTGGTTGGCATGCTGCGTGGTATCGCAGCAGGCATGAAGTACCTGTCAGACATGAACTACGTGCATAGAGACTTGGCTGCCCGTAACATCTTGGTCAACAGTAATCTGGTGTGTAAGGTGTCTGACTTTGGTCTATCGCGTTTCCTGGAGGATGACCCTACAGACCCCACCTACACCAGCTCCCTG GGAGGGAAAATCCCCATTCGCTGGACGGCTCCCGAGGCCATCGCCTACAGGAAGTTCACCTCCGCCAGTGACGTATGGAGCTACGGCATCGTCATGTGGGAAGTGATGTCGTACGGCGAGCGGCCGTACTGGGACATGAGCAATCAAGAT GTGATAAATGCTGTGGAGCAGGACTATCGACTGCCCCCACCCATGGACTGCCCCACAGCACTGCACCAGCTCATGTTGGACTGCTGGGTGAAAGAGAGGAACTTGCGACCCAAATTCACCCAGATTGTGGCCACGCTGGATAAGCTTATCCGCAATGCTGCCAGCCTCAAGGTGGTCACCAACAGCACACAGTCCACTGG GGACTTGCTGCGGATAGGGGTAACGTTGGCTGGCCATCAGAAGAAGATTCTTGGGAGCATTCAGGACATGAGACTACAGATGAACcaaacacttcctgtccagGTGTGA
- the LOC139330719 gene encoding ephrin type-B receptor 3-like isoform X2: MTMDYFLLLCSLLLPVVSAVEETLMDTKWATTELAWTAHPETGWEEVSGYDDAMNPIRTYQVCNVRELNQNNWLRSDFIPRKDVLRVYVEMKFTVRDCNSIPNIPGSCKETFNLFYYESDSDSATATSPFWMENPYVKVDTIAPDESFSMLESGRVNTKVRSFGPLSKAGFYLAFQDLGACMSLISVRVFYKKCSTTIANFAVFPETATGAEATSLVIAPGTCVPNALEVSVPLKLYCNGDGEWMVPVGACTCSAGFEPAMKDTQCQACSPGTFKSKQGEGLCQPCPANSRASSGASSICSCRNGYYRSDTDSPDSPCTTVPSAPRNVISSVNETSLVLEWSDPRDLGGRADIFYNVICKKCLPERGMCSRCDDNVDISPRHLGLTQRRVAVRNLQAHTQYSFEIQAVNGVSNKSPYTPQFSTVNITTNQAAPSAVPTVHLMAATASTMSLSWLPPEKPNGIILDYEIKYHEKDQGEAIAHTMTAQRSNARIEGLKAGTPYVVQVRARTVAGYGRYSSPADFSTNLQTDPPKSWQEQLPLIVGSATATLVFIIAVVVIAIVCLRKQRNGSESEYTEKLQQYKSPIVTPGMKVYIDPFTYEDPNEAVREFAKEIDVSCVKIEEVIGAGNPPKLLSYRGKTASHLQAIPLEDFTPSGEFGEVCRGRLKLPGRREIIVAIKTLKVGYTDRQRRDFLSEASIMGQFDHPNIIRLEGVVTKSRPVMIVTEFMENGALDSFLRLNDGQFTVIQLVGMLRGIAAGMKYLSDMNYVHRDLAARNILVNSNLVCKVSDFGLSRFLEDDPTDPTYTSSLYFMLTYSFAYPQGGKIPIRWTAPEAIAYRKFTSASDVWSYGIVMWEVMSYGERPYWDMSNQDVINAVEQDYRLPPPMDCPTALHQLMLDCWVKERNLRPKFTQIVATLDKLIRNAASLKVVTNSTQSTGVSQPLLDRCVPDYTTFTTVGDWLDAIKMSRYRDNFVNAGFASFDLVAQMTAEDLLRIGVTLAGHQKKILGSIQDMRLQMNQTLPVQV; the protein is encoded by the exons AGACGCTGATGGACACAAAGTGGGCCACGACAGAATTAGCTTGGACTGCACACCCTGAGACCGGG TGGGAAGAGGTGAGTGGCTACGATGACGCCATGAATCCCATCCGGACATACCAAGTCTGCAATGTACGTGAGCTCAACCAGAACAATTGGCTACGTAGTGACTTCATCCCACGAAAGGATGTGCTGCGTGTATATGTGGAAATGAAATTCACAGTGCGTGACTGCAACAGCATTCCTAACATCCCAGGTTCCTGCAAAGAGACCTTCAACCTCTTCTACTACGAGTCTGACTCAGACTCAGCCACAGCCACCAGCCCTTTCTGGATGGAGAACCCTTATGTGAAGGTGGACACTATTGCCCCAGATGAGAGCTTTTCCATGCTTGAATCTGGACGCGTAAACACAAAAGTCCGAAGTTTCGGGCCATTGTCCAAAGCTGGGTTCTACTTGGCATTCCAGGACCTTGGTGCTTGCATGTCACTCATCTCAGTTAGGGTCTTTTACAAGAAGTGCTCCACCACCATCGCCAACTTTGCCGTTTTCCCAGAGACAGCAACTGGGGCTGAGGCAACGTCCTTGGTCATTGCGCCGGGAACTTGTGTCCCCAACGCCCTGGAGGTGTCCGTCCCTCTGAAGCTTTACTGCAATGGAGATGGCGAGTGGATGGTTCCTGTAGGAGCCTGCACCTGCTCGGCTGGTTTTGAACCAGCCATGAAGGATACCCAATGTCAAG CTTGCAGTCCTGGCACTTTCAAGTCCAAACAGGGAGAAGGCCTCTGCCAGCCCTGTCCAGCCAACAGCCGTGCCAGCTCAGGAGCGTCCAGCATTTGCTCCTGTCGAAATGGCTACTACCGCTCAGACACCGATTCTCCCGACTCCCCGTGCACCA CTGTTCCATCTGCACCACGCAATGTCATCTCAAGTGTGAATGAAACCTCGCTTGTGCTGGAATGGAGTGACCCACGTGACCTGGGTGGTCGTGCTGACATCTTCTACAATGTCATCTGTAAGAAGTGCCTGCCTGAGCGGGGAATGTGCTCGCGGTGTGACGACAACGTTGACATCTCGCCGCGCCACCTCGGCCTGACCCAGCGCCGCGTGGCCGTCCGCAACCTACAAGCCCACACGCAGTACAGCTTTGAGATCCAGGCGGTCAACGGTGTTTCCAACAAGAGCCCCTATACACCTCAGTTCTCTACTGTGAACATCACCACGAATCAGGCCG CTCCATCTGCAGTGCCCACAGTTCACCTGATGGCGGCCACAGCGAGCACCATGAGCCTGTCCTGGCTGCCTCCAGAGAAACCCAACGGAATCATTCTGGATTATGAGATTAAGTACCATGAGAAG gatcAGGGTGAGGCCATTGCCCATACCATGACTGCCCAACGGAGCAACGCCCGCATTGAAGGTCTTAAGGCTGGTACGCCTTATGTAGTACAGGTCCGTGCCCGAACAGTGGCAGGTTACGGCCGTTACAGCAGCCCAGCCGACTTCAGCACCAACCTGCAGA CTGACCCTCCAAAGTCATGGCAGGAGCAGTTGCCACTCATCGTCGGATCAGCCACCGCCACCTTGGTCTTCATCATTGCAGTGGTGGTCATTGCTATTGTCTGTCTCAG aaagcagagaaacgGTTCAGAGTCGGAGTACACAGAGAAACTGCAGCAGTACA AATCCCCAATAGTAACGCCGGGAATGAAGGTCTACATTGACCCCTTCACGTACGAGGATCCCAATGAGGCGGTGCGCGAGTTTGCCAAGGAGATCGACGTCTCCTGCGTGAAGATCGAGGAGGTCATCGGCGCAGGTAACCCACCAAAGCTCCTGAGCTACAGGGGGAAGACTGCTAGTCACCTCCAGGCCATACCGTTAGAGGACTTCACACCAAGCG GAGAGTTTGGGGAGGTGTGTCGCGGTCGTCTCAAGCTGCCTGGACGCCGGGAGATCATAGTAGCCATCAAGACTCTCAAGGTGGGCTACACTGACCGCCAGAGGCGAGACTTCCTATCCGAGGCTTCCATCATGGGCCAGTTCGACCACCCCAACATTATCCGTCTGGAAGGTGTGGTCACCAAGAGTCGGCCAGTGATGATTGTGACCGAGTTCATGGAGAATGGAGCACTGGACTCTTTCTTAAGG CTCAATGACGGGCAGTTCACAGTGATCCAGCTGGTTGGCATGCTGCGTGGTATCGCAGCAGGCATGAAGTACCTGTCAGACATGAACTACGTGCATAGAGACTTGGCTGCCCGTAACATCTTGGTCAACAGTAATCTGGTGTGTAAGGTGTCTGACTTTGGTCTATCGCGTTTCCTGGAGGATGACCCTACAGACCCCACCTACACCAGCTCCCTG TATTTCATGCTCACCTACTCATTCGCATATCCACAGGGAGGGAAAATCCCCATTCGCTGGACGGCTCCCGAGGCCATCGCCTACAGGAAGTTCACCTCCGCCAGTGACGTATGGAGCTACGGCATCGTCATGTGGGAAGTGATGTCGTACGGCGAGCGGCCGTACTGGGACATGAGCAATCAAGAT GTGATAAATGCTGTGGAGCAGGACTATCGACTGCCCCCACCCATGGACTGCCCCACAGCACTGCACCAGCTCATGTTGGACTGCTGGGTGAAAGAGAGGAACTTGCGACCCAAATTCACCCAGATTGTGGCCACGCTGGATAAGCTTATCCGCAATGCTGCCAGCCTCAAGGTGGTCACCAACAGCACACAGTCCACTGG GGTATCCCAGCCCTTGCTTGATCGCTGTGTGCCAGACTATACCACTTTCACTACTGTGGGGGACTGGCTGGATGCCATCAAGATGAGCCGCTACCGTGACAACTTCGTCAACGCCGGATTTGCTTCCTTTGACCTGGTGGCCCAGATGACAGCAGA GGACTTGCTGCGGATAGGGGTAACGTTGGCTGGCCATCAGAAGAAGATTCTTGGGAGCATTCAGGACATGAGACTACAGATGAACcaaacacttcctgtccagGTGTGA
- the LOC139330719 gene encoding ephrin type-B receptor 3-like isoform X10 gives MTMDYFLLLCSLLLPVVSAVEETLMDTKWATTELAWTAHPETGWEEVSGYDDAMNPIRTYQVCNVRELNQNNWLRSDFIPRKDVLRVYVEMKFTVRDCNSIPNIPGSCKETFNLFYYESDSDSATATSPFWMENPYVKVDTIAPDESFSMLESGRVNTKVRSFGPLSKAGFYLAFQDLGACMSLISVRVFYKKCSTTIANFAVFPETATGAEATSLVIAPGTCVPNALEVSVPLKLYCNGDGEWMVPVGACTCSAGFEPAMKDTQCQACSPGTFKSKQGEGLCQPCPANSRASSGASSICSCRNGYYRSDTDSPDSPCTTVPSAPRNVISSVNETSLVLEWSDPRDLGGRADIFYNVICKKCLPERGMCSRCDDNVDISPRHLGLTQRRVAVRNLQAHTQYSFEIQAVNGVSNKSPYTPQFSTVNITTNQAAPSAVPTVHLMAATASTMSLSWLPPEKPNGIILDYEIKYHEKVSGNDQGEAIAHTMTAQRSNARIEGLKAGTPYVVQVRARTVAGYGRYSSPADFSTNLQTDPPKSWQEQLPLIVGSATATLVFIIAVVVIAIVCLRKQRNGSESEYTEKLQQYKSPIVTPGMKVYIDPFTYEDPNEAVREFAKEIDVSCVKIEEVIGAGNPPKLLSYRGKTASHLQAIPLEDFTPSGEFGEVCRGRLKLPGRREIIVAIKTLKVGYTDRQRRDFLSEASIMGQFDHPNIIRLEGVVTKSRPVMIVTEFMENGALDSFLRLNDGQFTVIQLVGMLRGIAAGMKYLSDMNYVHRDLAARNILVNSNLVCKVSDFGLSRFLEDDPTDPTYTSSLYFMLTYSFAYPQGGKIPIRWTAPEAIAYRKFTSASDVWSYGIVMWEVMSYGERPYWDMSNQDVINAVEQDYRLPPPMDCPTALHQLMLDCWVKERNLRPKFTQIVATLDKLIRNAASLKVVTNSTQSTGDLLRIGVTLAGHQKKILGSIQDMRLQMNQTLPVQV, from the exons AGACGCTGATGGACACAAAGTGGGCCACGACAGAATTAGCTTGGACTGCACACCCTGAGACCGGG TGGGAAGAGGTGAGTGGCTACGATGACGCCATGAATCCCATCCGGACATACCAAGTCTGCAATGTACGTGAGCTCAACCAGAACAATTGGCTACGTAGTGACTTCATCCCACGAAAGGATGTGCTGCGTGTATATGTGGAAATGAAATTCACAGTGCGTGACTGCAACAGCATTCCTAACATCCCAGGTTCCTGCAAAGAGACCTTCAACCTCTTCTACTACGAGTCTGACTCAGACTCAGCCACAGCCACCAGCCCTTTCTGGATGGAGAACCCTTATGTGAAGGTGGACACTATTGCCCCAGATGAGAGCTTTTCCATGCTTGAATCTGGACGCGTAAACACAAAAGTCCGAAGTTTCGGGCCATTGTCCAAAGCTGGGTTCTACTTGGCATTCCAGGACCTTGGTGCTTGCATGTCACTCATCTCAGTTAGGGTCTTTTACAAGAAGTGCTCCACCACCATCGCCAACTTTGCCGTTTTCCCAGAGACAGCAACTGGGGCTGAGGCAACGTCCTTGGTCATTGCGCCGGGAACTTGTGTCCCCAACGCCCTGGAGGTGTCCGTCCCTCTGAAGCTTTACTGCAATGGAGATGGCGAGTGGATGGTTCCTGTAGGAGCCTGCACCTGCTCGGCTGGTTTTGAACCAGCCATGAAGGATACCCAATGTCAAG CTTGCAGTCCTGGCACTTTCAAGTCCAAACAGGGAGAAGGCCTCTGCCAGCCCTGTCCAGCCAACAGCCGTGCCAGCTCAGGAGCGTCCAGCATTTGCTCCTGTCGAAATGGCTACTACCGCTCAGACACCGATTCTCCCGACTCCCCGTGCACCA CTGTTCCATCTGCACCACGCAATGTCATCTCAAGTGTGAATGAAACCTCGCTTGTGCTGGAATGGAGTGACCCACGTGACCTGGGTGGTCGTGCTGACATCTTCTACAATGTCATCTGTAAGAAGTGCCTGCCTGAGCGGGGAATGTGCTCGCGGTGTGACGACAACGTTGACATCTCGCCGCGCCACCTCGGCCTGACCCAGCGCCGCGTGGCCGTCCGCAACCTACAAGCCCACACGCAGTACAGCTTTGAGATCCAGGCGGTCAACGGTGTTTCCAACAAGAGCCCCTATACACCTCAGTTCTCTACTGTGAACATCACCACGAATCAGGCCG CTCCATCTGCAGTGCCCACAGTTCACCTGATGGCGGCCACAGCGAGCACCATGAGCCTGTCCTGGCTGCCTCCAGAGAAACCCAACGGAATCATTCTGGATTATGAGATTAAGTACCATGAGAAGGTAAGCGGCAAT gatcAGGGTGAGGCCATTGCCCATACCATGACTGCCCAACGGAGCAACGCCCGCATTGAAGGTCTTAAGGCTGGTACGCCTTATGTAGTACAGGTCCGTGCCCGAACAGTGGCAGGTTACGGCCGTTACAGCAGCCCAGCCGACTTCAGCACCAACCTGCAGA CTGACCCTCCAAAGTCATGGCAGGAGCAGTTGCCACTCATCGTCGGATCAGCCACCGCCACCTTGGTCTTCATCATTGCAGTGGTGGTCATTGCTATTGTCTGTCTCAG aaagcagagaaacgGTTCAGAGTCGGAGTACACAGAGAAACTGCAGCAGTACA AATCCCCAATAGTAACGCCGGGAATGAAGGTCTACATTGACCCCTTCACGTACGAGGATCCCAATGAGGCGGTGCGCGAGTTTGCCAAGGAGATCGACGTCTCCTGCGTGAAGATCGAGGAGGTCATCGGCGCAGGTAACCCACCAAAGCTCCTGAGCTACAGGGGGAAGACTGCTAGTCACCTCCAGGCCATACCGTTAGAGGACTTCACACCAAGCG GAGAGTTTGGGGAGGTGTGTCGCGGTCGTCTCAAGCTGCCTGGACGCCGGGAGATCATAGTAGCCATCAAGACTCTCAAGGTGGGCTACACTGACCGCCAGAGGCGAGACTTCCTATCCGAGGCTTCCATCATGGGCCAGTTCGACCACCCCAACATTATCCGTCTGGAAGGTGTGGTCACCAAGAGTCGGCCAGTGATGATTGTGACCGAGTTCATGGAGAATGGAGCACTGGACTCTTTCTTAAGG CTCAATGACGGGCAGTTCACAGTGATCCAGCTGGTTGGCATGCTGCGTGGTATCGCAGCAGGCATGAAGTACCTGTCAGACATGAACTACGTGCATAGAGACTTGGCTGCCCGTAACATCTTGGTCAACAGTAATCTGGTGTGTAAGGTGTCTGACTTTGGTCTATCGCGTTTCCTGGAGGATGACCCTACAGACCCCACCTACACCAGCTCCCTG TATTTCATGCTCACCTACTCATTCGCATATCCACAGGGAGGGAAAATCCCCATTCGCTGGACGGCTCCCGAGGCCATCGCCTACAGGAAGTTCACCTCCGCCAGTGACGTATGGAGCTACGGCATCGTCATGTGGGAAGTGATGTCGTACGGCGAGCGGCCGTACTGGGACATGAGCAATCAAGAT GTGATAAATGCTGTGGAGCAGGACTATCGACTGCCCCCACCCATGGACTGCCCCACAGCACTGCACCAGCTCATGTTGGACTGCTGGGTGAAAGAGAGGAACTTGCGACCCAAATTCACCCAGATTGTGGCCACGCTGGATAAGCTTATCCGCAATGCTGCCAGCCTCAAGGTGGTCACCAACAGCACACAGTCCACTGG GGACTTGCTGCGGATAGGGGTAACGTTGGCTGGCCATCAGAAGAAGATTCTTGGGAGCATTCAGGACATGAGACTACAGATGAACcaaacacttcctgtccagGTGTGA